A portion of the Bacillus sp. es.034 genome contains these proteins:
- a CDS encoding SulP family inorganic anion transporter yields the protein MNLSTIKSQWFGNIRGDVLAGTVVAMALIPEAIAFSIIAGVDPMVGLYASFCIAVVIAFVGGRPGMISAATGATALVMVNLVADHGLQYLLAATILTGVIQIIMGVCKLGRLMKFVPRSVMIGFVNALAILIFTAQLPHFVGESWVMYAMVAGALAIIYILPRFTKAVPSPLVAIIAITVIAVLMNSDVRTVGDMGQLTQSLPIFLIPDIPFTFETLQIIFPYSLSIAIVGLVESLLTASIVDDMTDTTSDKNQEAKGQGVANIVSAFFGGMAGCAMIGQSVINVKSGGRGRLSTLVAGVFLMILILLLNDFLVTIPMAALVGVMFMVSIGTFDWSSIKNIHKTPLSDTVVMLATVITVLVTHDLSKGVLVGIILSAIFFASKISKVKITALSTDQPHKKVYRVSGQLFFASVTEFVESFDFTEQVKEVTLDLTDAHLWDDSAVGAIDKVVIKYHQNGVKVTLIGLNEESNKLVNRLAVHNQPGGLDKAVGH from the coding sequence GGCAGGAACGGTTGTAGCCATGGCTTTGATTCCCGAGGCGATTGCGTTCTCGATCATTGCCGGTGTCGATCCGATGGTCGGATTGTACGCTTCCTTCTGTATTGCCGTGGTCATTGCTTTTGTAGGTGGGCGCCCCGGTATGATATCCGCTGCGACCGGTGCGACAGCCTTGGTGATGGTAAACCTTGTGGCCGATCACGGGCTGCAGTATTTACTGGCCGCCACCATTCTGACGGGTGTCATTCAGATTATTATGGGTGTATGTAAGTTAGGACGATTAATGAAGTTTGTTCCCCGTTCCGTCATGATCGGATTTGTGAATGCATTGGCTATCCTGATCTTTACGGCGCAACTGCCACACTTTGTAGGGGAGTCATGGGTGATGTATGCGATGGTTGCCGGTGCGTTGGCGATTATTTATATTCTCCCGCGCTTCACCAAAGCAGTTCCATCTCCTTTGGTTGCCATCATTGCCATCACAGTGATTGCTGTTTTGATGAATAGTGATGTGCGGACCGTGGGTGACATGGGGCAGCTGACTCAGTCTTTACCGATCTTCTTGATCCCGGATATTCCGTTTACCTTTGAAACCTTGCAGATCATTTTTCCTTATTCGCTTTCCATTGCGATTGTCGGATTAGTTGAATCCTTATTGACCGCCTCCATTGTGGATGATATGACGGATACAACAAGTGATAAGAACCAGGAAGCAAAGGGACAAGGGGTTGCGAATATCGTTTCTGCTTTCTTTGGCGGGATGGCAGGGTGTGCCATGATCGGTCAATCGGTCATTAACGTGAAATCAGGCGGAAGAGGACGTTTGTCTACATTGGTAGCAGGTGTATTCTTGATGATCCTGATCCTGTTATTGAACGACTTCCTTGTCACTATTCCAATGGCTGCGCTTGTCGGTGTGATGTTCATGGTTTCCATCGGGACTTTCGATTGGTCATCCATTAAGAATATTCATAAGACGCCCTTATCAGATACCGTCGTGATGTTGGCGACGGTCATTACGGTGCTCGTGACACATGATCTATCAAAAGGGGTTCTGGTTGGAATCATCTTAAGTGCCATATTCTTTGCCTCCAAGATTTCGAAAGTGAAGATTACGGCGCTATCCACCGATCAACCGCATAAAAAGGTATATCGGGTTTCGGGTCAATTATTCTTTGCTTCCGTAACGGAGTTCGTTGAATCATTTGATTTCACGGAACAGGTGAAAGAAGTGACATTGGATCTTACAGATGCGCATCTTTGGGATGACTCAGCTGTAGGGGCCATCGATAAAGTGGTCATCAAATATCACCAGAACGGTGTGAAGGTCACCTTGATCGGATTGAATGAAGAAAGCAATAAACTTGTGAACAGGCTGGCTGTTCACAATCAGCCTGGCGGACTTGATAAAGCCGTCGGACATTAA